The following proteins come from a genomic window of Pyxidicoccus sp. MSG2:
- a CDS encoding YceI family protein, producing the protein MIARRLALLATLLLALPAAAQAPAKTYSVKKDASSLTYKLIHKLHEVVGTAKPSVGVAVLKPDGTLQVQVRANVKDFDSQNSNRDAHMQEVTEAAKFPLIEFKGKASGVTAPTSFPATVPVTLKGQLTFHGVTQDVSVPMKVTFTSEKEASAEGAFDISLEAYKIERPSLLMVKVDDKLVLEPKLVFVVEGK; encoded by the coding sequence GTGATTGCTCGACGACTTGCCCTGCTTGCCACCCTGCTGCTCGCGCTGCCCGCCGCCGCGCAGGCCCCGGCGAAGACGTACTCGGTGAAGAAGGACGCCAGCTCGCTCACCTACAAGCTGATTCACAAGCTGCACGAGGTGGTGGGCACGGCGAAGCCCAGCGTCGGCGTGGCCGTCCTCAAGCCGGACGGGACGCTGCAGGTGCAGGTGCGCGCCAACGTGAAGGACTTCGACTCGCAGAACTCCAACCGCGACGCGCACATGCAGGAGGTGACGGAGGCGGCGAAGTTCCCCCTCATCGAGTTCAAGGGCAAGGCCAGCGGCGTGACGGCGCCCACGAGCTTCCCGGCCACGGTGCCGGTGACCCTCAAGGGCCAGCTCACCTTCCACGGCGTGACCCAGGACGTGAGCGTACCGATGAAGGTGACGTTCACCTCCGAGAAGGAGGCCTCCGCGGAGGGCGCCTTCGACATCAGCCTGGAGGCGTACAAAATCGAGCGTCCGTCGCTGCTGATGGTGAAGGTGGACGACAAGCTGGTCCTGGAGCCGAAGCTGGTTTTCGTGGTGGAGGGTAAGTGA
- a CDS encoding nuclear transport factor 2 family protein, producing MAMERAQRFVDALLKLEEHGDLDGLVSLFSDDAQVSNAASARVFRGQDGARQFWKEYKGTLGQVRSTFRNMIEAGDRVALEWETQGTAHNGSAVSYEGVSIIEWDGDVIRRFYAYFDPHALGQELSQNTGPRSQVPDTTPA from the coding sequence ATGGCGATGGAGCGAGCGCAGCGGTTCGTGGACGCGCTGTTGAAGCTGGAGGAGCACGGCGACCTGGATGGCCTCGTCTCCCTCTTCAGCGACGACGCACAGGTGAGCAACGCGGCCTCTGCCCGGGTCTTCAGGGGACAGGATGGGGCCCGGCAGTTCTGGAAGGAATACAAGGGCACGCTGGGTCAGGTGCGGTCCACCTTCCGGAACATGATTGAGGCGGGGGACCGCGTGGCCCTCGAGTGGGAGACGCAGGGCACCGCGCACAACGGCTCGGCCGTGTCGTACGAAGGCGTGTCCATCATCGAGTGGGACGGGGACGTCATCCGCCGGTTCTACGCGTACTTCGACCCGCACGCGCTCGGCCAGGAGCTGTCGCAGAACACCGGGCCCCGCTCGCAGGTGCCTGACACCACGCCGGCGTAG
- a CDS encoding arsinothricin resistance N-acetyltransferase ArsN1 family A, whose product MSHARLRPRAATREDCAAIASIYNAGIAERRSTFETRPRTPEDIAGWLGGRHPVIVVEDSGRVVAFASSGAYSPRECYAGIADFSVYVAPEARGLGAGRLAMEALLEAVEAAGFHKLTSRVFATNTRSRALLASLGFREVGVHEKHAPMEGVWQDIVVVEKLLPANAR is encoded by the coding sequence ATGAGCCACGCCCGCCTGCGCCCCCGCGCCGCCACGCGCGAGGACTGCGCGGCCATCGCGAGCATCTACAACGCCGGCATCGCCGAGCGCCGCTCCACCTTCGAGACCCGGCCGCGCACGCCCGAGGACATCGCCGGCTGGCTGGGAGGACGCCACCCCGTCATCGTGGTGGAGGACTCGGGCCGCGTCGTCGCCTTCGCATCCAGCGGCGCGTACAGCCCGCGCGAGTGCTACGCGGGCATCGCCGACTTCAGCGTCTACGTCGCCCCGGAGGCTCGGGGATTGGGCGCCGGACGGCTCGCCATGGAGGCACTGCTGGAGGCCGTCGAGGCCGCCGGCTTCCACAAGCTCACCTCGCGCGTCTTCGCCACCAACACGCGCAGCCGCGCCCTGCTCGCGAGCCTCGGCTTCCGCGAGGTGGGCGTGCACGAGAAGCACGCCCCCATGGAGGGCGTGTGGCAGGACATCGTCGTGGTGGAGAAGCTGCTGCCCGCGAACGCCCGTTGA
- a CDS encoding c-type cytochrome, giving the protein MKLPAPRAGLALLLLTVAACRSKPAPTFEPLKLADGRTVPAQTLSRGHAVYTHYCASCHGEQGDGQGPAGRGMRPVPRSFRQGLFKFGGVAAGELPTDDALKRTLRRGLHGTPMFAWDVPESDLEAVVQYLKTFSPRWKDEAPGQPLTPTPDPWKGRESEAVERGRIAYHVAGSGNAGCASCHVAYLPRAELAVLMEKALGRKVDLSRMDPYTAQPRDSEHPVAVDAQGEPTQTAKLLPPDFLFHPLRTVWQEGDTVEGTPYTAERQREDLYRVIAAGVGGAAMPTWKGAIPEENLWALAYYVQTLVRLRDTDEARALKERLRVSSASVQ; this is encoded by the coding sequence ATGAAGCTTCCTGCTCCTCGCGCGGGCCTCGCACTCCTGCTGCTCACCGTGGCCGCCTGCCGCTCGAAGCCCGCGCCCACCTTCGAGCCGCTGAAGCTCGCCGACGGGCGCACCGTGCCCGCGCAGACGCTGTCTCGCGGGCACGCGGTGTACACGCACTACTGCGCGTCCTGTCACGGCGAGCAGGGAGACGGGCAGGGCCCGGCGGGGCGGGGGATGCGGCCGGTGCCTCGCAGCTTCCGCCAGGGTCTCTTCAAGTTCGGCGGAGTCGCCGCGGGAGAACTGCCCACCGACGACGCGCTGAAGCGCACGCTGCGCCGCGGGCTGCACGGCACGCCGATGTTCGCGTGGGACGTGCCCGAGTCGGACCTGGAAGCCGTGGTGCAGTACCTCAAGACCTTCAGCCCGCGCTGGAAGGACGAGGCTCCGGGGCAGCCGCTCACTCCCACTCCGGACCCGTGGAAGGGCCGCGAGTCGGAGGCCGTGGAGCGCGGCAGAATCGCGTACCACGTGGCGGGCTCGGGGAACGCGGGCTGCGCGAGCTGCCATGTGGCGTACCTGCCTCGCGCGGAGCTGGCCGTGCTGATGGAGAAGGCGCTGGGCCGCAAGGTGGACCTGTCCCGGATGGACCCGTACACCGCGCAGCCGAGGGACTCCGAGCACCCGGTGGCGGTCGACGCCCAGGGCGAGCCCACGCAGACGGCGAAGCTGCTCCCACCGGACTTCCTCTTCCACCCGCTGCGCACCGTCTGGCAGGAGGGCGACACGGTGGAGGGCACTCCCTACACCGCCGAGCGGCAGCGCGAAGACCTCTACCGCGTCATCGCCGCGGGCGTGGGCGGCGCGGCCATGCCCACGTGGAAGGGCGCCATCCCCGAGGAGAACCTCTGGGCGCTCGCGTACTACGTGCAGACGCTGGTCCGCCTGAGAGACACCGACGAGGCCCGCGCTCTCAAGGAACGCCTCCGCGTCTCCTCCGCGTCCGTGCAGTGA
- a CDS encoding cytochrome c oxidase subunit II produces the protein MKALPPGTVAEAPRTALTLSLPEDASTHGHRIDELLAWSHRFDEALIAVALGWLVLAVWRFHQAKQAASDGGTRRSRAWVLGLALGAFAVVDGTLLLGSEGYLRDVLWNFRVPAEDPRTVRIEINAHQWSWEARYAGEDGRFGTPDDVVTWNDLRVPVGVPVWVQLVSTDVVHGFSLPHFRVKLDAIPGRVNQTWFQAAREGAWEAACYQHCGTSHYRMRGVLTAMSPESYATWLREAAKQAVQAYDAEDLAAHWGWEWKAP, from the coding sequence GTGAAGGCGCTGCCCCCTGGCACCGTCGCGGAAGCTCCGCGCACCGCCTTGACGCTGTCGCTCCCCGAGGACGCGAGCACGCACGGACACCGCATCGACGAACTGCTCGCGTGGAGCCACCGCTTCGACGAGGCGCTCATCGCGGTGGCACTCGGGTGGCTGGTGCTGGCCGTCTGGCGATTCCACCAGGCGAAGCAGGCCGCGTCGGACGGAGGCACGCGGCGCTCTCGGGCCTGGGTGCTGGGCCTGGCGCTCGGCGCGTTCGCGGTGGTGGATGGGACGTTGTTGCTCGGCTCGGAGGGCTACCTGCGCGACGTGCTGTGGAACTTCCGCGTGCCCGCGGAGGACCCGCGCACGGTGCGCATCGAAATCAACGCGCACCAGTGGTCCTGGGAGGCGCGGTACGCCGGCGAGGACGGCCGCTTCGGCACTCCCGACGATGTGGTGACGTGGAACGACCTGCGCGTCCCGGTGGGCGTGCCCGTCTGGGTGCAGCTCGTGTCCACGGACGTGGTGCACGGCTTCTCGCTGCCGCACTTCCGCGTGAAGCTGGATGCGATTCCGGGCCGCGTGAATCAGACCTGGTTCCAGGCCGCGCGCGAGGGTGCGTGGGAGGCGGCCTGCTACCAGCACTGCGGCACCAGCCACTACCGGATGCGCGGCGTGCTCACGGCCATGTCTCCGGAGTCCTACGCCACCTGGCTGCGGGAAGCAGCGAAGCAGGCCGTGCAGGCGTACGACGCGGAGGACCTCGCGGCCCATTGGGGCTGGGAGTGGAAGGCGCCATGA
- a CDS encoding ubiquinol-cytochrome c reductase iron-sulfur subunit: MSTSRRGFLKGVLGTGAAGAASAALPGCAPDINPAPVTDVTASAAGTVDLLVPRYPDLEPVGGAITVRVPGQPTPLLLAHTKNDGGSDDFSTVSSICTHVGCPLGFDGKDVVCPCHLSKFNPRDGSVLQRPATTPLRSFKTTYNPGTRVVSINVLGGDTSFPSVVNGQLTLPFSQFPDLRNNGSSVTGVPSGYGLRIFVFRLEDGTLSAVDSTCTHQQCEVEFNAAESDLVCPCHDSAFTRQGEMVRGHLEPNGSRLPNPPLKKFTVSETADAVIVSGVR, encoded by the coding sequence GTGAGCACGTCGCGTCGAGGGTTTCTCAAGGGAGTGCTGGGCACGGGTGCGGCAGGGGCGGCGTCCGCCGCGCTGCCGGGGTGCGCGCCGGATATCAACCCCGCGCCGGTGACGGACGTGACGGCGAGCGCCGCCGGCACGGTGGACCTGCTGGTGCCGCGCTACCCGGACCTGGAGCCGGTGGGCGGCGCGATTACGGTGCGCGTGCCGGGGCAGCCGACCCCGCTGCTCCTGGCGCACACGAAGAACGACGGCGGGTCGGACGACTTCTCCACGGTGTCGTCCATCTGCACGCACGTGGGCTGCCCGCTCGGCTTCGACGGCAAGGACGTGGTGTGTCCGTGCCACCTGTCGAAGTTCAACCCCCGGGACGGCTCGGTGCTCCAGCGGCCGGCCACGACGCCCCTGCGCTCGTTCAAGACGACCTACAACCCTGGCACGCGCGTGGTGAGCATCAACGTGCTGGGCGGTGACACCAGCTTCCCGTCGGTGGTGAATGGACAGCTGACGCTGCCGTTCAGCCAGTTCCCGGACCTGCGCAACAACGGCAGCTCGGTGACGGGGGTGCCCTCCGGCTACGGCCTGCGCATCTTCGTCTTCCGGCTGGAGGACGGGACGCTGTCGGCGGTGGACTCCACCTGCACGCACCAGCAATGCGAGGTGGAGTTCAACGCCGCCGAGTCGGACCTCGTCTGCCCCTGCCATGACTCGGCCTTCACCCGTCAGGGGGAGATGGTTCGCGGCCACCTCGAGCCCAACGGGAGCCGGCTGCCCAACCCGCCGCTCAAGAAGTTCACCGTGTCCGAGACGGCCGACGCCGTCATCGTCAGCGGCGTGCGCTGA
- a CDS encoding SCO family protein, which yields MSAESTLAAPPVRLTQRPGFWAGIAVVALGITLAAGATLVRGRSEPLPQLGAMPEFTFTRHDGQPFGSAQLRGRPFVANFIFTRCPTVCPAFTRKMVGVQERTASLGTGLQLVSFSVDPKYDTPERLAEYGQRHGADFTRWSFLTGDYEQLKDTIVHGFKISMGREAGAPEDDLLSIFHGTHFVLVDRDGQIRGYYDSADSDSTERLIRDVERLNREGR from the coding sequence ATGTCCGCCGAATCCACCCTCGCGGCCCCTCCGGTCCGTCTCACCCAGCGTCCCGGTTTCTGGGCCGGCATCGCCGTCGTCGCGCTCGGCATCACGCTCGCGGCGGGTGCCACCCTGGTGCGTGGCCGGAGCGAGCCGCTGCCCCAGCTCGGCGCCATGCCGGAGTTCACCTTCACCCGGCATGACGGCCAGCCCTTCGGCAGCGCCCAGCTCCGGGGACGGCCCTTCGTGGCCAACTTCATCTTCACCCGCTGCCCCACCGTCTGCCCCGCCTTCACGCGGAAGATGGTCGGCGTGCAGGAGCGCACCGCGTCGCTCGGGACGGGGCTCCAGCTCGTCTCCTTCTCCGTCGACCCGAAGTACGACACGCCCGAGCGACTCGCCGAGTACGGCCAGCGCCACGGCGCCGACTTCACCCGGTGGAGCTTCCTCACCGGTGACTACGAGCAGCTCAAGGACACCATCGTCCACGGATTCAAGATCAGCATGGGCCGCGAGGCCGGCGCACCCGAGGACGATCTGCTCTCCATCTTCCACGGCACCCACTTCGTCCTCGTGGACCGCGACGGGCAGATTCGCGGCTACTACGACAGCGCGGACAGCGACTCCACCGAGCGCCTCATCCGCGACGTCGAGCGGCTGAACCGCGAAGGGCGCTGA
- a CDS encoding sensor histidine kinase: MEKRWQGTLLEFPTHERRARARAELATARMQGLQALTLALSGALTPDDVARAVVEEAVRALPADAGILFLLDAAGTTLELAHSVRYERAVLPALARVPLTTRMPVTDAARTGAPVWQAGPSLPPEEFPEAEALVRTVYAGDYSSASLPLLARGRVVGVLALTWLESRGFDAEERAFMDMLAQQAAMALERARLLAAERHRAERAGLLQHATATLAASLDTGQSLRGVALALVPSVGDFCIIDVRGPDQEVRRTFHALAPESAALLAASRWQPAAPAHPSVWALDSGQPAFHPHVDAAWVEGAESQRALLRALAPCSWLSVPLATPEGVLGSLTLGHSQSGRHHTEEDLALALELARRATAAVQNAHLFHQTQQALQLRDDFLAIAGHELNTPLTSLKLQLARLQRGVPDADVRTRASAAVQQVDRLGRLVRELLEVSRLSEGRLHLDPEPVDLVELCREVLGRFDHEMQRAGTAVHLHAPGALPGRWDRARVDGVVTHLVSNALKYGQGQPVELEVTAAPEDFARLVVRDRGIGIPPEQQAHLFQRFGRAVPLRHYGGFGLGLWFSRQVVEAHGGRIHLESAPGVGTTVTVELPREPAPT; this comes from the coding sequence ATGGAGAAGCGCTGGCAGGGTACGCTGCTGGAGTTCCCGACCCACGAGCGCCGGGCGCGCGCCCGGGCGGAGCTGGCCACCGCGCGCATGCAGGGCCTCCAGGCCCTCACGCTCGCGCTCTCTGGCGCGCTCACACCGGACGACGTGGCGCGCGCGGTGGTTGAGGAGGCCGTGCGCGCGCTGCCCGCGGATGCCGGCATCCTCTTCCTGCTGGACGCGGCGGGCACCACGCTGGAGCTCGCCCACAGCGTGCGCTACGAGCGCGCCGTGCTGCCCGCCCTGGCCCGCGTGCCGCTGACGACGCGCATGCCGGTGACCGACGCGGCGCGCACCGGCGCTCCCGTCTGGCAGGCCGGCCCCTCCCTGCCGCCGGAGGAGTTCCCCGAGGCGGAGGCCCTCGTCCGCACCGTCTACGCCGGGGACTACTCCTCCGCGTCCCTGCCGCTGCTGGCGCGAGGGCGCGTGGTGGGCGTGCTCGCGCTCACCTGGCTGGAGTCGCGCGGCTTCGACGCCGAGGAGCGCGCCTTCATGGACATGCTGGCGCAGCAGGCCGCCATGGCGCTGGAGCGGGCCCGACTGCTCGCCGCCGAGCGCCACCGGGCCGAGCGCGCCGGGCTGCTCCAGCACGCCACCGCCACGCTGGCCGCCTCGCTGGACACGGGGCAGAGCCTGCGCGGCGTGGCCCTGGCGCTGGTGCCCTCGGTGGGCGACTTCTGCATCATCGACGTGCGCGGGCCGGACCAGGAGGTGCGCCGCACCTTCCACGCGCTCGCGCCCGAGTCCGCCGCGCTGCTCGCCGCCAGTCGCTGGCAGCCGGCCGCGCCGGCCCATCCTTCCGTCTGGGCGCTCGACTCCGGGCAGCCCGCCTTCCACCCGCACGTGGACGCCGCATGGGTGGAGGGCGCCGAATCGCAACGCGCGCTGCTGCGGGCGCTGGCGCCGTGCTCGTGGCTCTCCGTGCCGCTGGCGACACCGGAGGGCGTGCTGGGCTCGCTGACGCTGGGCCACTCGCAATCCGGCCGCCACCACACGGAGGAGGACCTGGCGCTGGCGCTGGAGCTGGCCCGACGTGCCACCGCGGCGGTGCAGAACGCGCACCTCTTCCACCAGACGCAGCAGGCGCTGCAGCTGCGCGACGACTTCCTCGCCATCGCCGGCCACGAGCTGAACACGCCGCTGACGTCCCTGAAGCTCCAGCTCGCGCGCCTGCAGCGGGGCGTGCCGGACGCGGACGTGCGCACGCGTGCCTCGGCCGCGGTGCAGCAGGTGGACCGGCTGGGCCGGCTGGTGCGCGAGCTGCTGGAGGTGTCCCGCCTGTCCGAGGGCCGCCTGCACCTGGACCCCGAGCCGGTGGACCTGGTGGAGCTGTGCCGCGAGGTGCTGGGCCGCTTCGACCACGAAATGCAACGCGCGGGCACCGCCGTCCACCTGCACGCCCCCGGCGCCCTGCCCGGCCGGTGGGACCGCGCGCGCGTGGACGGCGTGGTGACGCACCTGGTGTCCAACGCGCTGAAGTACGGCCAGGGCCAGCCGGTGGAGCTGGAGGTGACGGCCGCGCCGGAGGACTTCGCGCGGCTGGTGGTGAGGGACCGCGGCATCGGGATTCCTCCCGAGCAGCAGGCCCACCTCTTCCAGCGCTTCGGGCGCGCGGTACCGCTGCGCCACTACGGCGGCTTCGGGCTGGGGCTGTGGTTCTCCCGGCAGGTGGTGGAGGCCCACGGCGGGCGCATCCACCTGGAGAGCGCACCCGGGGTGGGCACCACCGTCACCGTGGAGCTGCCCCGCGAGCCGGCACCGACGTGA
- a CDS encoding cytochrome c oxidase subunit I, whose amino-acid sequence MSLFSSDHKDVARRYLWSGLGFLLLGGLLALLIRWQWAYPGQPVPGLAWALPESRGALTPPAYTAVFTMHGLIMIFFAVTPLLFGALGHFVLPLSIGARGLAFPRLSVVGFWLYALGGALVLGSFAVRLGPASAGWTSYPPLSTPAFTPGLGQTLVAVAVLCAAASAFLYGLNFVVTVVRCRAPGMTWGRLSLTVWGLFFASVLNVLFVPVLAAATALLLMDRLLGTQFFIAGAAAVGGGGDPVVYQHLFWLFGHPEVYILILPAWGMVGDFVAFFSRKPAHGYRLTAGAMGTVTALSGLVYAHHLFTSGMSPLLGRTFMVLTLLISLPAEVMYLNWLMTLWRGSVRLTAPMLAALSTMVVFGLGGITGLALGAVATDVPLHGTLWVVGHFHLTMGAASFLAVFAGLYFWFPKMFGRALHEGLAKAHVLSSAVLFLGVFGGQLAAGYAGQLRRLYDPYQYTYLKHLLPLNQWTSACAFLLGAAQVLFIVNLVWTLARGRVVGANPWKVGTLEWTCTPSPPPAWNYDPVPEVLRGPHALSQPEVLAKLGRDWIGQAEPLPEAAETEPGTVDAEAPGRVSTSGGAA is encoded by the coding sequence ATGAGCCTCTTCTCCTCGGACCACAAGGACGTGGCTCGGCGGTACCTGTGGAGCGGGCTGGGCTTCCTGCTGCTTGGAGGACTGCTGGCGCTGCTCATCCGCTGGCAGTGGGCATATCCGGGGCAGCCGGTGCCCGGACTGGCGTGGGCGCTCCCCGAGTCGCGCGGCGCGCTGACTCCGCCGGCGTACACGGCCGTGTTCACCATGCACGGCCTCATCATGATTTTCTTCGCGGTGACACCGCTGCTCTTCGGCGCGCTGGGTCACTTCGTCCTGCCGCTGTCCATCGGCGCGCGAGGCCTCGCGTTTCCCCGGCTGTCGGTGGTGGGCTTCTGGCTCTACGCGCTCGGCGGAGCGCTGGTGCTGGGCTCGTTCGCGGTGCGGCTCGGCCCGGCGAGCGCGGGGTGGACGTCATATCCGCCGCTGTCGACGCCGGCCTTCACTCCGGGCCTGGGGCAGACGCTGGTGGCGGTGGCCGTGCTGTGCGCGGCGGCGTCCGCGTTCCTCTACGGACTCAACTTCGTCGTCACCGTGGTGCGCTGCCGTGCTCCGGGGATGACGTGGGGCCGGCTGTCGCTGACGGTGTGGGGGCTGTTCTTCGCCTCGGTGCTGAACGTGTTGTTCGTGCCGGTGCTGGCGGCGGCCACGGCGCTGCTGCTCATGGACCGGCTGCTGGGCACGCAGTTCTTCATCGCGGGCGCGGCGGCGGTGGGCGGAGGCGGCGATCCGGTGGTGTACCAGCACCTCTTCTGGCTGTTCGGCCACCCGGAGGTCTACATCCTGATTCTCCCCGCGTGGGGGATGGTGGGTGACTTCGTGGCCTTCTTCAGCCGCAAGCCCGCCCACGGCTACCGGCTGACGGCGGGGGCCATGGGTACGGTGACGGCGCTGAGCGGGCTCGTCTACGCGCACCACCTCTTCACGAGCGGGATGTCGCCGTTGCTCGGGCGCACGTTCATGGTGCTGACGCTGCTCATCTCCCTGCCCGCGGAGGTGATGTACCTCAACTGGCTGATGACGCTGTGGCGGGGAAGCGTGCGGCTGACGGCACCCATGCTCGCGGCGCTGTCCACCATGGTGGTGTTCGGCCTGGGCGGGATTACCGGCCTGGCGCTGGGCGCGGTGGCCACGGACGTGCCGCTGCACGGGACGCTGTGGGTGGTGGGCCACTTCCACCTGACGATGGGCGCGGCGAGCTTCCTCGCCGTCTTCGCGGGGCTCTACTTCTGGTTCCCGAAGATGTTCGGGCGGGCGCTGCACGAGGGGCTCGCGAAGGCGCACGTGCTGTCGAGCGCGGTGCTGTTCCTCGGCGTGTTCGGCGGACAGCTCGCGGCGGGCTACGCGGGCCAGTTACGGCGGCTGTATGACCCGTACCAGTACACGTACCTGAAGCACCTGCTGCCGCTGAACCAGTGGACGTCCGCGTGCGCGTTCCTGCTCGGCGCGGCGCAGGTGCTGTTCATCGTGAACCTCGTCTGGACGCTGGCGAGGGGCCGGGTGGTGGGGGCGAACCCGTGGAAGGTGGGGACGCTCGAGTGGACGTGCACCCCGAGCCCGCCGCCCGCCTGGAACTATGACCCCGTGCCCGAGGTCCTGCGCGGGCCGCATGCGCTGTCCCAGCCCGAGGTGCTCGCGAAGCTGGGACGGGACTGGATTGGTCAGGCGGAGCCCCTGCCAGAGGCCGCCGAGACGGAGCCGGGCACGGTGGACGCGGAGGCGCCGGGTCGCGTGTCCACGTCGGGAGGTGCCGCGTGA
- a CDS encoding LysM peptidoglycan-binding domain-containing protein — MTTYSVRSGDTLGALARRFNTTTDKLAKANGISNPNKIFVGQKLVVDGFDAPRATGGSSKGSSYTVKSGDTLSGIAGRHGTTVGALQKANNISNPNLIYAGQKLTIPGSGAAAPSKPASGGGGSYTVKSGDTLSGIAGRYGTSVSALQQANGISNPNKIYVGQKLTIPGGGASPGKPSNPPPVGGVNGPKPAPGGSAGVTVAQLRGVMPNLSEAKAKQYLPYLNQAMAEANITTPQRKEMFLAQLAHESGELRYMEEIASGAAYEGRKDLGNTQPGDGVRYKGRGPIQLTGRANYRAAGKALGIDLEGHPERAKDPDVAFRIAGWYWQSRNLNSYADQGNFREVTRRINGGYNGMASREAYYRRAQNVF; from the coding sequence GTGACGACCTACTCTGTCCGCAGCGGCGACACCCTCGGTGCCCTGGCCCGGCGCTTCAACACCACGACGGACAAGCTGGCGAAGGCCAACGGCATCTCCAACCCGAACAAGATCTTCGTCGGCCAGAAGCTCGTGGTGGACGGGTTCGACGCGCCTCGCGCGACGGGTGGGAGCTCGAAGGGCTCCAGCTACACGGTGAAGTCCGGCGACACGCTGAGTGGAATCGCGGGCCGGCACGGCACGACGGTGGGCGCGCTGCAGAAGGCGAACAACATCTCCAACCCGAACCTCATCTACGCCGGGCAGAAGCTCACGATTCCGGGCAGTGGCGCCGCCGCGCCGAGCAAGCCGGCCTCCGGCGGTGGCGGCTCGTACACGGTGAAGTCGGGTGACACGCTGAGCGGCATCGCGGGCCGGTACGGCACGTCCGTGAGCGCGCTCCAGCAGGCGAACGGCATCTCCAACCCGAACAAGATCTACGTCGGCCAGAAGCTCACGATTCCGGGCGGTGGCGCATCGCCGGGCAAGCCGTCGAACCCGCCGCCGGTGGGTGGGGTGAACGGGCCGAAGCCGGCGCCGGGTGGCTCTGCCGGCGTGACGGTGGCGCAGCTGCGCGGGGTGATGCCGAACCTGTCGGAGGCCAAGGCCAAGCAGTACCTGCCCTACCTGAACCAGGCGATGGCCGAGGCGAACATCACCACGCCCCAGCGCAAGGAGATGTTCCTGGCGCAGCTGGCGCACGAGAGCGGCGAGCTGCGCTACATGGAGGAGATTGCCTCGGGCGCGGCGTACGAGGGCCGCAAGGACCTGGGCAACACGCAGCCGGGCGACGGCGTGCGCTACAAGGGCCGCGGCCCCATCCAGCTCACCGGCCGCGCCAACTACCGCGCCGCGGGCAAGGCGTTGGGCATCGACCTGGAAGGCCACCCCGAGCGCGCCAAGGACCCGGACGTCGCCTTCCGCATCGCGGGCTGGTACTGGCAGTCGCGCAACCTCAACAGCTACGCGGACCAGGGCAACTTCCGCGAGGTCACCCGCCGCATCAACGGCGGCTACAACGGCATGGCGAGCCGCGAGGCCTACTACCGCCGCGCGCAGAACGTGTTCTGA
- a CDS encoding cytochrome c oxidase subunit 3, which produces MKPRVSMRAPYEEEVSREDVATRWLGTVLGLAAWTMFFVSLTFAVGWYRMREPWPPLPLSPWLLALSGLPLLLGSAVLSRRRDEARRLLRGLRVALVLGAAFVAMQAAWTHLAWWNHHLRIPDDGVPASAFYGLTALHGLHVLAVLAGVLFSAVRLKRGADVRDAVRRQALGWHFVTVMWLLLFLAVYLP; this is translated from the coding sequence GTGAAGCCCAGGGTGTCCATGCGTGCGCCGTACGAGGAAGAGGTCTCCCGCGAGGACGTGGCGACGCGGTGGCTCGGCACGGTGCTGGGGCTCGCGGCGTGGACGATGTTCTTCGTCTCGCTGACCTTCGCGGTCGGCTGGTACCGGATGCGCGAGCCGTGGCCTCCGCTGCCCCTCTCTCCGTGGCTGCTCGCACTGTCGGGTCTGCCGCTCCTCCTGGGGAGCGCGGTGCTCTCACGGCGTCGCGACGAAGCACGGCGGCTCCTGCGCGGCCTCCGGGTGGCGCTGGTGCTGGGCGCGGCCTTCGTCGCCATGCAGGCGGCGTGGACGCACCTCGCCTGGTGGAACCACCACCTGCGCATCCCCGATGACGGCGTGCCCGCCTCCGCCTTCTACGGGCTCACGGCGCTGCATGGGCTGCACGTGCTCGCCGTCCTCGCGGGTGTGCTCTTCTCCGCCGTGCGCCTCAAGCGGGGCGCGGACGTGCGGGATGCCGTGCGGCGGCAGGCGCTCGGCTGGCACTTCGTGACGGTGATGTGGCTGCTCCTCTTCCTGGCGGTGTACCTCCCATGA